The DNA sequence ACCTCTTCACTAAGAACATCTTACGGAAGACCTCTAGCATCGTAGTTTGGCCCAGCTTCGAGACGAACACCTCAAAGCCGAGAATAGTGTGCCAGGAGTTCAGGATGAGTTGGCTTGGGGTGAGACACCAGTACTCCAGAACTGAGCTGACCAGCTCAGGCATTGAAATCCTAAAGCCGCTCTGAAAGACTATGTCGTAAAGGGCCACCTCGTCCCCAGAGGCGTATACACGTTCATCTTCATCTGGGACATGCATCACCACGTAATCGTGGATACTATACCGACGCCAGATCAAGTCTAGGACTTTGGGTGTAAGAATGCTCTCGGTGTTGaaaatggttttcttttcttcggaGGATGAAGTAGAGCCTTCCCCCTCAGACTCCACTAGGCCCACCTCAGGGACTTCAGCGCCTGATGGACCTACCACTAAAGTGCCCACTGCCGCGACACTGGGGTGCTAAGCTGGGGAAACCGAGCCAGGATCACCCCTGGTTGGGACGATCATAGGTGAGACCACCTTGGCAGACTTAGTACCCGAGCTACTGCCTGAGCTTGAGCAGCCACCAGAGCCTGAGCTGCCGTCAGAGCCTGAACTGCTTGAAATGTCATCACTGGAGGACGAAGGATCAGGAATGGGACACTCTGGGTGGTTTTCCCCAGGCCTCACGACCATCAAGGGGTTTTGGTTGGGCGAGTCAGGGTCATGCACAGATGCCATATTGGGATCACCAGGATTGACGCTAGGAAACACGGAGGGCTGAGTGGAAGAAGAACGACGAGTCACAACTATGGTACGATCTTACTTACTGGTTGAAGGACGAGCTTGAGAATGAAGCACTGGAGAGGACGAGCTGATGAGGATGAGCTGGTTGGAGAAGATGTTTGGTTGAAGTCAAGACGTTGGGCTGCTTTAAGACTCTGTAGATGACCGGGCTGAGGCTAGGAGTCAGCTAAACTGATTCTATCACTCAAACAAATGTGAAGTCTTCTGAGAAGAAATGTGTCCTATTTATAGGTGAAGACGATGGAAAATGGACGGTTGGATTTGGCTGAGATCAACGATCAACCAAAATAGTCTCTTCGCTTGCCCGAGGTGAAGTTACGGCGTAGTGACACGAGGCAGAACCAATGCGTTTCACGCTGAATGAATGGCGCGTGCACGTGAAAGTTAATTGAATTTAATGCTCTAGCTGTCCAAtccgaactgctagagcggggggctagTGATGAGGGTAAATATGTCCCTGATCACATCATGGTCAAGGAGCGTTCGAACAACTCATGTCGTACTGCCACCTAGGCccctcatcaggccgagctgccacctcggcccctcatcaggccgagctgccacctcggcctctcctcaggTTTAGCTCCCACCACGGCCTCTCCTCAGGCCgagctactacctcggcccctCCTCAGGCCGAGCAGCCACCTTGGCCCAGCATCATCAGGTAGGGCTCCCAAAAACGTGCcctcatccactcctacattcaaggaatgtaatccctgatcacaagggcaggactctatccactataCATCATCaaaggcatccacccctctcacaacCTACACCTCCgagataagagaagaatatcCTCGAAAGATGTCTTGGAATCTAGAATATTCCTGAAATCAGAGAGCTATTCTCCTTAAGGACTCCACACCCAGTAGAACTCTCCACGGACGTTCCCCCTTTCTCTactccatcagtagcctataaatactaaggtaagcctccattatgGGGATGGAttacttcttttgactgaaaactctcttgatATCTAcggtggaaagatctgacttaggcatcggagtgTCCCCCgttgggtcagcccggctctcccctgtcttctcttctatgTAGATCTGTTAGAGCATCAGGAGCTGCAAGGAAGATCGGctagtcaatttttaccacatcaatTAGTGTCAATGCCTATCATAAATACTTTTGATCTTTACTCTTGGTTATTTTTTTCTGCTATTCTTTGTCAGTTAATTATCAAGGTCAAAATTTTCCTTCCCTAATGATGTTCATAGCACGATCGAAAGGTCGAAAACCCTGCTTCCCCCCCTTGAGTGACCTGGATGTCTTGCAATGAATAGATTTCCATTCATCATGAATACAGGAAAATTCGatccaaaaataaatgaaacttaTCTTTCGTAGCAAGATCTACAAgatcttttttttataaaaaaaattccaagaaagTCTTGGATCTTAAAAATCTAGACTTCTTTTCGATCCCAATTTCTATCTACAGTTCTCCCCATTTTAGATCACTTCCGACCCATTTCAATCTGATTCGAATCTGGATCAATAGAAGTCAATCCCATCTTCCAATTCCaggttttttaaaaccttggtgaGTACTGGGGCCCTTGAGGCCAAAAGTAGGATTGTTCTTTAGGagtaataaaataataacaataattcaAAGCTAAAGGAATATAACTCCATTCCTGTTGAATTTTCAATGTTTCActataattaataaatattttttcattaaacTATGATTAGTAAATATTAGTGGTGCTTCTATGATCAAACAAAAAGAACATGTGCATCCATGAATCTCTTCAATTAATTATTAACTATGAAATCCCCAAGGTCTTAAAATATTGTaaatagggggggggggacttggGAAGTGAGAGGAGTTGAGGTTTACAGTTAGGAACTTGGtgggtttgattttatttatttttttaattaaaaaattaaaatatcaatattTAATATTACATATATAGACAAGATATGCAGCCAAAAGGCACTGCATGTCTATGTGATTACATGTGGCGTCCCGGTGGTGGCCCAAGAGAGAATCAACATATGTTTTGCAATTGTAATCTTGAGAAAAACTCGGGGGTCTACTTGAATTTATTCTTGTCCTTCACTGGACCTCTTGGAATCTTGTTTAGGACATTGGAGTCAAATTTCTTGTATAGTTTTTTGATGTCCTGATTGCTCTTGCTTGCAAGGTATTCCATTTCATTTTCATGGCGCTCATACAGAGGTGGCAGTGTTATCATGCAGAGGAAACCTGCTTAGTATATATACATCAGATCTGAATTAAATCTCAACTGGGCATGAACTGAAAttgcagaaaattaaaagagagagtatattttataaattcttACCAAAATATAGAAGATTGAGAGTGCTTATATTGGTTCCAATGACTGATAGTATCCAAAGGGAAACAATTACCTGGGAATTGAAGATACATATATAGTTGGAataatcttcatcaagtaatcaaGGAGATGATCGATGAATTGTAAATTAtgagagatagatagatagataccGGAATGAAGAGGCTCAACTCCTTCCCACAGGCAATGTTGAAGAGGATCAACACTAACCGGTTGAGCTTCTTGTGGATGGATTTAGCTACTTCCTGGAATGCGGACTCAGATAATATGATTTTGGGGAGAGTTGGAGGGTCCCTGAAGAGTGAAGACAGCAACTAACAATCAATTAAGAATTTGTAGAGTTTGGAATAGTTAGGGAATAAGAATCAAACAAGAGATCTTGTGAGGAGAAAATATATAGATGATTAATCTAATAAAATGAGTTGGAAGAATGAAATCACCGATTGAAGAGCGGGGCTGCATTGGACCAAATGAAGAGGATGAGCATCGTAGTGATAAAGATGTGGCAGAGAAGTGTAAGAAAGTGGTACTCCACAATCTCAAAAAGAAACCATAACACTGTGAAACCGATAAGAACTGCGGCTGATAAGTTCTTGTTCCTCCATAACAATATTTCCGCGACTGCAAAATATTCAACAATCAATTTATAAAGTCGTATCACAAACATTACAAACATGCAGGCTCTTGGCTTAACCATAAGCTCGTTAAGAAGATAAGAAAGCCATAGCCCAAATTTCTGAGATTCCAATACCAGAACAGTAAGAATTGAAATAATGTACTAGAATCCAAATTCATGTGGGTTGTATTTGGCAATAAGGACCAACACGGGTGCAAGCCCAGATCAGTTTTCCAGATGGGGACAGATCTCCACCCTCCTTGGGATGTGGGTCCCCTGATTCCCCCACACACCAGAGGTGGGTCCCACACCCCATTGAGGGTGTGAGATCCATTCCCACCTCCATGTGGAGAGCGGATCCAACTCCAAACTCGTTCAAGTATGTGTTTATTGTTAGAGAGCCAGAGGAATTGAAACTGAGAGAACAGAATACCTTTTCCTCCTCCGAGGACAGCATGAAGTGGTCGTTCTCGGCCGAAGAgcttggttgttgttgttgatgacgACGAGTATGATGAGGGTTGGTCTTTGTTTTTGGCATAGTACCTTGGCATGTTTGCAATTGAGATGGATTATGGGATATAGATTTCAGCTCTTAGCTTGGTAAGAGTATATATAAGAAGATAAGATTGATTCTATGCTTGGTAGCAAAGAAAGTTATAATAGTGAAGAAAGGAATGGCTTTGGAATGGTTTCCAAGCTTATTTCACATGCCACCCACACTATAAATAAGTTTGTTTGGGATAGAATGTGTATCCATCTAATTCTTCAACTTTCTTCCCCGTCTAATTCTTGTAGGAATCCAAACCGTCAATCATGTTCAATGACCCCCCAAGCGGGGTAGGATAGTCGAATAAAAATATAAACTCATAGGTTTCATCTAGatgcaaggaaaagaaaaagcaaaaggtTCTATGTGCCGTCGAAAGGGTCCTTCTCATGTTAAATGACTTCGTTACCACGCTAGCTATATGATCTTGTTTTGTTGTATCTCATTGGTGTGTTGTCCTACACCATTTGCTTAGAGAATCCAATCTCCTTAAAAATACAAACCACAATGACTTGATCTTTACTACTTTTTTGATAAAATCTTTACTAATTAATTCACATGTAGGGACGTAGTAGAATAATGTATTTTCACTTACAAAAATTTGTCAAATAGAATTCCCACATCACATTTCCATGTGGCACAAATAAATGTGCAGgactttatccaaaaaaaaaaaagtgtccaaCCAAAATTTCAACCTAATAGACAAATTGAGAAACCTTTTTGTTACTTGACAATGAAAATAATTATCATGTCAAGATGATAAATGAAAGGTTTGATCTTTTTCCTACTTGAAAGGTCACGGGTAGGTGAACTTTATCATGCTCACCAGTTGTGTCCGAATGAAGAATAGAAAGTGAAACAACTCCATGACTcttgaaggaaaaagaagggttAATTAGCATCCATCGGTGAAGGCTTACCACCTTTACCAGAAAAAGAAGGGTTACCACACATCCATGGTTaatattattcatttatttccCCCACTAATTAGATTGAAAATACCATCCTCCATTTTTGATATCCTTTAATTTCCATCATAGAGACATCAATTATCGATGGATCTAATCTTGAAACCTCAAAGTCAAAGATTCAAGCAGGGGTAGGGAAAGCTAAATAGATTTAGGGACAAAGAATCTTACGCTAGACTAGTGGGCGTAAAAAGAACAAGATACCCCCAATGATACTTCTGCATACTCTCCCTTTGGTCTGACCATCGGTGCAGAAATCACGTGGATGTTTAAAATTTCTTTACTCATATTTATCATCTATAATCATCTCTAATCATGAATTCCAAATTCATGTCAGTTTCACTGTTATGTGTTAATACAGCACAATTAAGCTTAAGTTTGAGGGCAATTCAAAAAAGTCAATTAAGGAGAATAACACTCCACATGGTGGAATATAATACAAAATGTAAACCAGATGTCTTCAATCTTTTTCTCCCAAATTACAATACAAAATAGGACTATaaaaggaagcaaaaaaaaagggacaataATATCACTCCTTtccttaaaaagaaattaatactTGTATAATCACATACCACAATGACTTGAATAATGTACTTCCGCTTTTATTCACTACCATTCGTCAAATAGAGTGCCACATCACATTTCCATGTGGCACAAATAAATGTGCAAgactttatgaaaaaaaaaaaaagtgtacgACTGAATTTTTCCTCAAACTGCTAGACAAGTTAAGAAACTTTTTGTCACATGGCAATGAAAATAATTATCATGTGATGATAAATGAAAGATTCGACCTTTTTCCTATTTAAACGGCCACAAGGGTCGGTAAACTTTGTCATGATCACCAAATGTGTCCTAATGAAGAATAGAAAGTGAAACAACTTCATAAATCttggaggaaaaaagaaagttacCTAACATCCATCCATGAAGGGTTACGACCTtaacaaaaaaacagaagagaatGGTCACCACACATCTATGGTCAATATTATTCATTTAGTTTTCCTACTTAATTAATCAAAAATACCTTCTTTGCTACTCTTGATAGCCTTTCCATTAAAGGGATACCAATCACCAATCAGTCTAATCTTGAAACCTCAAAGTCAAGGATTCAAGTAAAGATAAGGAAAGCTAAATAGATTCAGGAAAAAATAATCTTGCACTAGACTAGTGGGCATAAAATGAGAGTTTGAATAAGGTGATTTTCAAACAATGCTTGAACCACAGTTGAAATCCGTTCAATTTCTCAACTTgttgtaagaaaagaaaaaatgaagtgGATTCCAAGTGTGGGTCAGGCATTATACAAGAATGGTTCTTTACAAGAATATGATCCAGACTTGTGAAAATATCAGGATACCCCTTGTGTGCCCATGCTCCTGCATATTCTTCCATTAGTTTAAGCATCATTGTAAAAATTCACAAAGACGGACAAGATTTTTTTACcacataaatttatttttcataatcaTTATCTAATCATGAATTCTGAGCTCATGTCAATACAACACAATTAAGTTTGAaggcaactaaaaaaaaaaaaagtcaattaAGGAGAATAACACTCCACATGGTGGATATGGTGGAATCCAAATGTATAATACAAAAGCGTAAACCAGATGTCTTCGATAATTTTCTCTCAAATTATAATACAAAACAGGACCGTAAAAGGTCCATAGTCCATTGTCTCCATCTGACTTTATAGTCTCAATACACGAAAATGCTGATTTATTACGACTGTACGAG is a window from the Macadamia integrifolia cultivar HAES 741 chromosome 5, SCU_Mint_v3, whole genome shotgun sequence genome containing:
- the LOC122079703 gene encoding reticulon-like protein B9 gives rise to the protein MPRYYAKNKDQPSSYSSSSTTTTKLFGRERPLHAVLGGGKVAEILLWRNKNLSAAVLIGFTVLWFLFEIVEYHFLTLLCHIFITTMLILFIWSNAAPLFNRDPPTLPKIILSESAFQEVAKSIHKKLNRLVLILFNIACGKELSLFIPVIVSLWILSVIGTNISTLNLLYFGFLCMITLPPLYERHENEMEYLASKSNQDIKKLYKKFDSNVLNKIPRGPVKDKNKFK